The following coding sequences are from one Bradyrhizobium sp. 200 window:
- the ureG gene encoding urease accessory protein UreG — protein sequence MSKSHGPLRIGVGGPVGSGKTALMDLLCKSMRQRYDIAAITNDIYTKWDAEFLVRSGSLTPDRIAGVETGGCPHTAIREDASMNLAAVADMRAKFPDLDLVLIESGGDNLAATFSPELADLTIYVIDVAAGDKIPSKGGPGITRSDLLVINKIDLAPHVGASLEKMELDAKRMRGERPFVMTNLKKSEGLDRIIGFIETKGGLRPAAKAKAG from the coding sequence ATGTCTAAATCTCACGGCCCGCTTCGGATCGGCGTCGGCGGTCCCGTCGGCTCCGGCAAGACCGCGCTGATGGACCTGCTGTGCAAGTCGATGCGCCAGCGCTACGACATCGCCGCGATCACCAACGACATCTACACCAAATGGGATGCCGAGTTTCTGGTGCGCTCGGGCTCGCTGACGCCGGACCGCATCGCCGGCGTCGAGACCGGCGGCTGTCCGCACACCGCGATCCGCGAGGACGCCTCGATGAATCTCGCCGCGGTCGCCGACATGCGCGCGAAATTTCCCGATCTCGATCTGGTGCTGATCGAATCCGGCGGCGACAATCTCGCTGCGACGTTTTCGCCCGAACTCGCCGATCTCACGATCTACGTGATCGACGTCGCCGCCGGCGACAAGATTCCCTCCAAGGGCGGGCCGGGCATCACCCGCTCGGATCTGCTGGTAATCAACAAGATCGACCTCGCGCCGCATGTCGGTGCCTCGCTGGAGAAGATGGAGCTTGATGCGAAAAGGATGCGAGGCGAGCGGCCATTCGTGATGACCAACCTGAAGAAGAGCGAGGGGCTCGATCGCATCATCGGTTTCATCGAGACCAAGGGCGGCCTGCGTCCGGCCGCAAAGGCCAAGGCCGGATAG
- a CDS encoding NepR family anti-sigma factor, whose product MKEVKKQGGLNAEIQSRIGHQLRAMYDDVVRQGVPDRFAELIRKLDGPEAAAAQIDETAKNDGRD is encoded by the coding sequence ATGAAGGAAGTAAAGAAGCAGGGCGGGCTTAACGCCGAGATTCAATCCAGGATCGGGCATCAGCTCCGCGCCATGTACGATGACGTGGTCCGACAGGGCGTGCCGGACCGCTTTGCCGAGCTGATCCGAAAACTCGATGGGCCGGAAGCGGCGGCGGCCCAGATCGACGAAACAGCAAAAAATGACGGGAGGGACTAA
- a CDS encoding sigma-70 family RNA polymerase sigma factor: MPLTDSLRDDILASVPSLRAFAISLSGNGDRADDLVQETLLRAIANIDSFQPGSNLPAWLFTILRNLFRSDYRKRRREVEDAEGNYAKTLKTQPAQNAHLEFEEFRNALDKLPQDQREALILVGASGFSYEDAAAICGCAVGTIKSRVNRARSKLSALLYVDGAEDFGPDETVRAVIGGNGG; the protein is encoded by the coding sequence ATGCCTCTCACAGACTCTCTTCGCGACGACATTTTGGCGTCGGTACCCAGCCTGCGCGCGTTCGCGATCTCGCTCTCAGGCAATGGCGATCGTGCGGACGACCTTGTTCAGGAAACGTTGCTGCGCGCCATTGCCAATATCGACTCGTTCCAGCCCGGCTCGAACCTGCCGGCTTGGCTGTTCACCATCCTGCGCAACCTGTTCCGCTCGGACTATCGGAAGCGGCGGCGCGAGGTGGAGGACGCCGAGGGCAATTACGCGAAAACCCTGAAGACCCAGCCGGCGCAAAATGCGCATCTGGAGTTCGAGGAGTTTCGCAACGCGCTCGACAAGCTGCCGCAGGACCAGCGCGAAGCGTTGATCCTGGTCGGCGCCTCCGGCTTTTCCTATGAGGACGCTGCCGCCATCTGCGGCTGCGCGGTCGGCACCATCAAGAGCCGCGTCAACCGCGCGCGCTCGAAACTGTCAGCGCTGCTCTATGTCGATGGTGCCGAGGATTTCGGACCCGACGAGACCGTGCGCGCGGTGATCGGCGGCAACGGCGGCTGA
- a CDS encoding response regulator produces the protein MSRSQLVAEHLPLLRRYARALTGNQASGDAYVAAMLEALLQDGSLLDERFGPRAGLFKLFTQIWNSVSLNDNPDVATLALPPERRLSNITPLPRQAFLLLSLEGFSEEEVAFILNTDIAETRTLADAAGREMAAEIATDVLIIEDETFIAMDLESLVKNLGHNVIGVARTHADAVALAKNKKPGLILADIQLADGSSGLDAVNELLRVFEVPVVFITAYPERFLTGERPEPAFLISKPFQPAMVSAVASQALFFQRNSRNRAPRAATG, from the coding sequence ATGTCCCGATCACAGCTCGTTGCTGAACATCTGCCGCTGTTGCGGCGCTATGCCCGTGCGCTGACCGGAAATCAGGCCTCGGGCGATGCCTATGTGGCCGCCATGCTGGAGGCCCTGCTTCAGGATGGCTCCCTGCTGGACGAACGGTTTGGCCCGCGCGCCGGGCTGTTCAAGCTGTTCACCCAGATCTGGAACTCGGTCTCGCTCAACGACAACCCTGATGTCGCTACGCTGGCGCTGCCGCCGGAGCGCAGGCTGTCGAACATCACGCCACTGCCGCGGCAGGCGTTCCTCTTGCTGTCGCTCGAAGGCTTCTCCGAGGAAGAGGTGGCGTTCATTCTCAATACCGACATCGCCGAGACCCGCACGTTGGCGGATGCCGCCGGCCGCGAGATGGCGGCGGAAATCGCTACCGACGTCCTGATCATCGAGGACGAGACCTTCATCGCGATGGACCTCGAGAGCCTCGTGAAGAACCTCGGCCACAACGTGATCGGCGTCGCCCGCACCCATGCCGATGCGGTGGCGCTGGCCAAGAACAAGAAGCCCGGCCTGATCCTCGCCGACATCCAGCTCGCCGACGGCTCGTCGGGCCTGGATGCGGTCAACGAATTGCTGCGCGTGTTCGAGGTGCCGGTGGTGTTCATCACCGCTTACCCCGAGCGCTTCCTGACCGGCGAACGCCCCGAGCCGGCGTTCCTGATCTCGAAGCCGTTCCAGCCCGCGATGGTCTCCGCTGTCGCCAGCCAGGCGCTGTTCTTCCAGCGCAACTCGCGAAACCGCGCGCCGCGGGCGGCCACGGGCTGA
- a CDS encoding putative quinol monooxygenase has protein sequence MIYVVATLTVKPETRAEFIAAATACIKETRKEPGNIAYDLHESVTDPSKMVFVEQWENMEALGPHRTADHMKAFGRVAVKCMTAPPKIEYITPEKVETR, from the coding sequence GTGATTTACGTCGTTGCCACGCTGACCGTGAAGCCTGAAACGCGCGCCGAATTCATTGCGGCGGCTACCGCCTGCATCAAGGAAACAAGGAAAGAGCCGGGCAATATCGCCTACGACCTGCACGAGAGCGTCACCGATCCCTCGAAAATGGTGTTCGTCGAGCAGTGGGAAAACATGGAAGCGCTGGGGCCGCATCGGACCGCCGACCACATGAAGGCCTTCGGCCGCGTCGCCGTGAAATGCATGACGGCGCCGCCGAAGATCGAGTACATCACGCCCGAAAAAGTCGAAACCCGCTAA
- a CDS encoding putative quinol monooxygenase, with the protein MIYVIATTPMKPENKDGFIKGHQACTAETLKEKGCISYEGHVSVNNPNLYVVVERWETRDDLNAHGRAPHMKVWREYSSQMKTAPTVIEIISDGKVEKF; encoded by the coding sequence ATGATCTACGTCATCGCCACCACGCCGATGAAGCCGGAAAACAAGGACGGCTTCATCAAGGGGCACCAGGCTTGCACCGCCGAAACGCTGAAGGAGAAAGGCTGCATCTCCTATGAAGGCCATGTCAGCGTGAACAATCCCAATCTGTATGTGGTGGTGGAGCGCTGGGAGACCCGCGACGACCTCAATGCGCATGGCCGTGCGCCCCATATGAAGGTGTGGCGCGAGTATTCCTCGCAGATGAAGACGGCGCCGACGGTGATCGAAATCATCAGCGACGGCAAGGTGGAGAAGTTCTAG
- a CDS encoding DUF808 domain-containing protein, with protein sequence MSIGLIGLLDDVAAIAKVAAASLDDVVSQAAKAGAKAAGVVIDDTAVTPGYVIGFSPKRELPIVGKIAAGSARNKLLILLPAALALSYFLPWTITPLLMLGGAYLCYEGVEKMLEAIMPHHAHQHEAQLGTVALNARSVEDEKVASAIKTDFILSAEIMAITLAALPVESIWKQALVLALVAIGITVAVYGVVALIVKADDAGLALAKSDRASAAGRALGRGIVRGMPVLLKILGVVGTAAMIWVGGGIILHGVEVYGPPAIGHAVKSAAEAVAHAFPPLAAILEWAVEAAISGVIGLLVGAASIPVVGFVFAPAWKLLKSFLQDDRKRS encoded by the coding sequence ATGAGTATCGGGCTGATCGGCCTTCTCGATGATGTGGCCGCTATCGCGAAGGTCGCTGCAGCCTCCCTCGATGATGTCGTCAGCCAGGCCGCCAAAGCGGGCGCAAAGGCCGCAGGCGTGGTGATCGACGATACCGCCGTTACGCCCGGCTACGTGATCGGATTTTCGCCGAAGCGTGAGCTGCCGATCGTGGGCAAGATCGCGGCGGGATCGGCGCGCAACAAGCTGTTGATCCTGCTGCCCGCGGCGCTGGCGCTGAGCTACTTCCTTCCCTGGACGATTACGCCGCTGCTGATGCTGGGCGGCGCCTACCTCTGCTACGAAGGGGTGGAGAAGATGCTCGAGGCTATCATGCCCCATCACGCCCATCAGCATGAGGCTCAGCTCGGCACGGTCGCCTTGAACGCGCGGTCGGTCGAGGACGAGAAAGTCGCAAGCGCGATCAAGACCGACTTCATCCTCTCGGCCGAGATCATGGCGATCACGCTGGCGGCCCTCCCGGTAGAGAGCATATGGAAGCAGGCGCTGGTGCTGGCGCTCGTCGCAATCGGAATTACCGTCGCCGTGTACGGCGTGGTCGCGCTGATCGTGAAGGCCGACGACGCCGGCCTGGCGCTTGCGAAGAGTGATCGCGCCTCGGCGGCCGGCCGCGCGCTCGGACGTGGCATCGTTCGCGGCATGCCTGTGCTTCTGAAGATTCTCGGCGTGGTCGGCACGGCCGCCATGATCTGGGTTGGCGGCGGCATCATCCTGCATGGCGTCGAGGTCTACGGTCCGCCGGCAATCGGCCACGCCGTCAAGTCCGCTGCCGAGGCTGTCGCCCACGCATTTCCACCGCTTGCCGCGATCCTCGAATGGGCGGTCGAGGCAGCCATATCCGGCGTGATCGGCCTGCTGGTCGGCGCCGCATCGATTCCGGTCGTCGGGTTTGTCTTCGCGCCTGCGTGGAAACTGCTGAAGAGTTTTCTGCAGGACGATCGGAAAAGGTCCTAG
- a CDS encoding HWE histidine kinase domain-containing protein, whose translation MVRLGFIIGFIALIGVLLSGLAAYRVHEQELAIDGIALSRAIDVHASLVQDRLTERELLARVASGLFRAPSAVKANMLQPLRSAIYAFKTDFVIANWIARLKPSDLAVAQAELKSAGFTNPTIRDFNDRPLDVKTIDKPLDVLMDLEPRSADTLGFPGRAYDRHSVIGPMLAQAASSGKPVASDPIPLLRQNGPIGIVLASAILKEGTAEAVGFVTFSYELAPLMLTNDDRSLFSVVLKDPDDVSDEYVANDQGVITLRAIKQGDPLPSVVRTVTFGSRDWSLGYYAKNNAAQRAQQTAIIVAAIGFALTGIVCGLFGYVAYNNLRLSREIQVRIGFERRLTAVIDELNHRVKNILAVIQSIVTRTLRHGSDMDVSRELLIGRIHAMSNVVTLLSESQWQGVKLKGLFESRAIPHADRIVVNGPDIAVSARAAQSLSLLFFELASHSDEGLSLVGKHPHIVANWEVSGEEPDTIFHFRWEEFNTSAATRREDSDFGLILLDRVAPEALGGTAKRYFTEVSYVYELTAPMVTVVDMTERDRTEQISAPVRPVR comes from the coding sequence GTGGTTCGGCTGGGCTTCATTATCGGCTTTATCGCGCTGATCGGAGTTCTGCTCTCCGGTCTCGCAGCTTATCGCGTCCACGAACAGGAACTGGCGATCGACGGCATCGCGCTGTCCCGCGCCATCGACGTCCATGCCAGCCTGGTGCAGGATCGGCTGACCGAGCGCGAATTGCTCGCTCGCGTTGCATCCGGATTGTTTCGCGCGCCGTCGGCGGTGAAAGCCAATATGCTGCAGCCGCTACGGTCGGCGATCTATGCCTTCAAGACCGATTTCGTGATCGCCAACTGGATCGCGCGACTCAAGCCCAGCGACCTGGCCGTAGCGCAGGCGGAGCTGAAGAGCGCCGGCTTCACCAATCCTACGATCCGCGATTTCAACGACCGGCCGCTCGACGTCAAGACGATCGACAAGCCGCTCGACGTCCTGATGGACCTCGAGCCGCGCAGTGCGGATACGCTGGGCTTTCCGGGCCGCGCCTATGACCGGCATTCGGTGATCGGACCGATGCTGGCGCAGGCGGCGTCCTCCGGCAAGCCGGTGGCGTCGGACCCGATTCCGCTCTTGAGGCAGAACGGGCCGATCGGCATCGTGCTTGCCTCCGCCATTCTGAAGGAAGGCACCGCGGAGGCCGTGGGCTTCGTCACCTTTTCCTACGAGCTGGCGCCGCTGATGCTGACCAACGACGACCGCTCGCTGTTTTCGGTGGTGCTGAAGGATCCCGATGACGTCAGCGACGAATATGTCGCCAACGACCAGGGCGTCATCACCCTGCGGGCTATCAAGCAGGGCGATCCGTTGCCGTCGGTGGTGCGGACGGTCACGTTCGGCAGCCGCGACTGGTCGCTCGGCTACTACGCCAAGAACAACGCCGCACAGCGCGCGCAGCAGACGGCGATCATCGTGGCGGCCATCGGCTTCGCGCTCACCGGCATCGTCTGCGGCCTGTTCGGCTATGTCGCCTACAACAATCTGCGGCTCAGCCGCGAGATCCAGGTCCGGATCGGTTTCGAGCGGCGGTTGACCGCCGTCATCGACGAGCTCAACCATCGGGTCAAGAACATCCTCGCCGTGATCCAGTCGATCGTGACGCGCACGCTGCGTCACGGCTCCGACATGGACGTGTCGCGCGAGCTCCTGATCGGTCGTATCCATGCGATGTCGAACGTGGTGACGCTGCTCAGCGAAAGCCAGTGGCAAGGCGTCAAGCTCAAGGGCCTGTTCGAGTCGCGCGCCATCCCGCATGCCGACCGCATCGTGGTCAACGGTCCGGATATTGCCGTCAGCGCGCGCGCCGCGCAGTCGCTCTCGCTGCTGTTCTTCGAGCTGGCCTCGCATTCCGACGAGGGCCTGTCGCTGGTCGGCAAGCACCCGCACATTGTCGCCAACTGGGAAGTCTCGGGCGAGGAGCCGGATACGATCTTTCATTTCCGCTGGGAAGAGTTCAACACCAGCGCGGCGACGCGGCGGGAAGACAGCGATTTCGGCCTTATCCTGCTCGACCGCGTCGCGCCCGAAGCGCTCGGCGGCACCGCGAAGCGCTACTTCACCGAAGTCAGCTATGTCTACGAACTCACCGCGCCGATGGTCACCGTCGTCGACATGACCGAGCGCGACCGCACCGAACAGATTTCCGCACCGGTGCGGCCGGTAAGGTAG
- the ureC gene encoding urease subunit alpha has translation MSTKIKRSVYADMFGPTTGDKVRLADTDLIIEVEKDFTTYGEEVKFGGGKVIRDGMGQSQVTNRQGAADTVITNALIVDHWGIVKADVAIKEGMIAAIGKAGNPDIQPGVTIVIGPGTDVIAGEGKILTAGGFDSHIHFICPQQIEHALMSGVTSMLGGGTGPSHGTFATTCTPGPWHMGRMIQSFDAFPVNLGISGKGNAARPAALVEMIKGGACALKLHEDWGTTPAAIDNCLAVADDYDVQVMLHSDTLNESGFVEDTVKAFKGRTIHAFHTEGAGGGHAPDIIKIAGLKNVLPSSTNPTRPFTRNTIDEHLDMLMVCHHLDPSIAEDLAFAESRIRKETIAAEDILHDLGALSMMSSDSQAMGRLGEVIIRTWQTADKMKKQRGALPEDKGNDNDNFRVKRYISKYTINPSIAHGVSKLIGSVEKGKLADLVLWSPAFFGVKPDCIIKGGSIVAAPMGDPNASIPTPQPVHYQPMFAAYGKSLTASSVVFTSKAAITGGLARKLGIEKKLYPVKNTRGGISKKSMIHNGATPKIEVDAETYEVRADGELLTCAPAEVLPMAQRYFMF, from the coding sequence ATGTCGACCAAAATCAAACGTTCCGTCTATGCCGACATGTTCGGGCCTACCACCGGCGACAAGGTGCGGCTGGCCGATACCGATCTCATCATCGAGGTGGAAAAGGATTTCACCACCTATGGCGAGGAGGTGAAGTTCGGCGGCGGCAAGGTGATCCGCGACGGCATGGGGCAGTCGCAGGTCACCAACCGCCAGGGCGCGGCCGACACCGTCATCACCAACGCGCTGATCGTCGATCACTGGGGCATCGTCAAAGCCGACGTCGCGATCAAGGAAGGCATGATCGCTGCGATCGGCAAGGCCGGCAATCCCGATATCCAGCCCGGCGTCACCATCGTGATCGGCCCCGGCACGGACGTGATCGCGGGCGAGGGCAAGATCCTTACCGCCGGCGGCTTCGACAGCCACATCCATTTCATCTGCCCGCAGCAGATCGAGCACGCGCTGATGAGCGGCGTCACCTCGATGCTCGGCGGCGGCACCGGGCCCTCGCACGGAACGTTTGCGACCACCTGCACGCCCGGGCCCTGGCACATGGGGCGTATGATCCAGTCGTTCGACGCCTTCCCGGTCAACCTCGGCATTTCGGGCAAGGGCAATGCCGCGCGCCCCGCCGCGCTGGTCGAGATGATCAAGGGTGGCGCCTGCGCACTGAAGCTGCACGAGGATTGGGGCACCACGCCGGCCGCGATCGACAACTGTCTTGCCGTTGCCGACGATTACGACGTTCAGGTGATGCTGCATTCGGATACGCTGAACGAATCCGGCTTCGTCGAGGACACGGTGAAGGCGTTCAAGGGGCGCACCATCCACGCCTTCCACACCGAAGGCGCCGGTGGCGGCCATGCGCCAGATATCATCAAGATCGCTGGCTTGAAGAACGTGCTGCCGTCCTCGACCAACCCGACGCGGCCGTTCACGCGCAATACCATCGACGAGCATCTCGACATGCTGATGGTGTGCCACCACCTCGATCCCTCGATTGCTGAAGATCTTGCGTTTGCCGAAAGCCGCATCCGAAAAGAAACCATCGCGGCCGAAGATATTTTGCACGATCTTGGCGCGCTCTCGATGATGTCGTCGGACTCGCAGGCTATGGGCCGGCTCGGCGAAGTCATCATCCGCACCTGGCAGACCGCCGACAAGATGAAAAAACAAAGAGGCGCGCTGCCCGAGGACAAGGGCAACGACAATGATAATTTCCGCGTCAAGCGCTACATCTCGAAATACACTATCAACCCGTCGATCGCGCATGGCGTCTCGAAACTGATCGGTTCGGTCGAGAAGGGCAAGCTGGCGGACTTGGTGCTGTGGTCGCCGGCGTTCTTCGGCGTGAAGCCCGATTGCATCATCAAGGGCGGCTCGATCGTGGCGGCGCCGATGGGCGATCCGAATGCGTCGATCCCGACGCCGCAGCCGGTGCATTACCAGCCGATGTTCGCCGCCTACGGCAAATCGCTGACGGCGTCCTCGGTGGTGTTCACGTCGAAGGCTGCCATTACGGGTGGGCTGGCGCGCAAGCTCGGCATCGAAAAGAAGCTTTACCCGGTGAAAAATACCCGCGGCGGCATCTCCAAGAAGAGCATGATCCACAACGGCGCCACGCCGAAGATCGAGGTCGATGCCGAGACCTATGAGGTGCGCGCAGACGGCGAGCTCCTGACATGCGCGCCGGCCGAGGTCCTGCCCATGGCGCAGAGGTATTTCATGTTCTAA
- a CDS encoding urease accessory protein UreF, translated as MLMTTSEPAPADAGSGMNADEAAALYRLMTWLSPSFPVGAFSYSSGIEWAVEAGDITDAASLRGWLAAMLGEGSGFCDAVFLAQAHRAASAQDEATLRGIAELAAAFAPSRERQLETSTQGRAFIDIARAAWTCNGLDEMVAGCGGAIVYPVAVGVVSAAHAVPLAPAMHAFLHAVVSNWISAGARLVPLGQTDSQRILACLEADVVATAKRALTASLDDLGGATFRADLASLRHETQYTRLFRS; from the coding sequence ATGCTCATGACCACAAGTGAGCCCGCGCCGGCCGACGCTGGCAGCGGAATGAATGCGGATGAGGCGGCGGCGCTGTACCGGCTGATGACCTGGCTGTCGCCATCGTTTCCGGTCGGTGCGTTCTCATATTCCAGCGGCATCGAATGGGCGGTGGAGGCGGGCGACATCACGGACGCCGCATCGCTGCGTGGCTGGCTGGCCGCGATGCTCGGCGAGGGCTCGGGCTTCTGCGACGCCGTGTTCCTGGCGCAGGCGCATCGCGCCGCATCCGCGCAGGACGAGGCCACCTTGCGCGGGATTGCCGAACTCGCGGCCGCGTTCGCGCCCTCGCGCGAGCGCCAGCTCGAGACCTCGACGCAGGGCCGAGCCTTTATCGACATTGCCCGGGCCGCATGGACCTGCAACGGGCTCGACGAAATGGTGGCTGGTTGCGGCGGCGCAATTGTCTATCCCGTCGCGGTCGGTGTCGTCAGCGCAGCGCACGCCGTTCCTCTGGCGCCGGCGATGCATGCCTTCCTGCATGCCGTGGTGTCGAACTGGATTTCCGCCGGCGCCCGCCTGGTGCCGCTCGGGCAGACCGACAGCCAGCGCATTCTGGCATGCCTCGAAGCCGATGTCGTGGCAACGGCGAAGCGCGCGCTCACAGCTTCACTCGACGATCTCGGCGGCGCCACCTTCCGCGCCGATCTCGCCAGCCTGCGCCACGAGACGCAATACACGAGGCTGTTCCGCTCATGA
- a CDS encoding TRAP transporter small permease subunit: MAEITDRQSPALLAIIRIIDGFTDRTGTVISWLAVPLVLAVAYEVGARYLFNSPTVWAYDATYMLYGSLFMLGAAYALHKGAHIRTDFFWEKFSIRRKGLIDTISYIVFFFPSLIMLLLISWNEFHYSWQINEMSDQTPWRPVLWPFKFVVPLACLLLLIQGVSELIKSIYMVRTGVELEHKEKVEI, translated from the coding sequence ATGGCTGAGATAACAGACAGGCAGTCGCCGGCGCTGCTGGCCATAATCCGGATCATCGACGGCTTCACGGATCGGACCGGCACGGTCATTTCGTGGCTGGCGGTGCCGCTGGTTCTGGCCGTCGCCTACGAAGTGGGAGCGCGCTATTTGTTCAACTCGCCGACCGTGTGGGCCTACGACGCAACCTACATGCTCTACGGCTCGCTGTTCATGCTCGGCGCCGCTTACGCGCTGCACAAGGGCGCTCACATCCGCACCGACTTCTTCTGGGAGAAGTTCTCCATCCGCAGGAAGGGCTTGATCGACACGATCTCCTATATCGTCTTCTTCTTCCCGAGCCTGATCATGCTGCTTCTGATTAGCTGGAACGAGTTTCACTATTCCTGGCAGATCAACGAAATGTCGGATCAGACACCATGGCGGCCCGTGCTGTGGCCGTTCAAGTTCGTCGTGCCGCTCGCCTGCCTGTTGCTGCTGATCCAGGGCGTGTCCGAGTTGATCAAGAGCATCTACATGGTGCGCACCGGCGTCGAGCTCGAGCACAAGGAGAAGGTCGAGATATGA
- a CDS encoding TRAP transporter substrate-binding protein, whose protein sequence is MKRLFLGLVAAALMASAFVGSTTAVMAQTKVLKMQATWPASLTLYDNFTYFADRVHKLSAGTLKIEAMPAGQVVPAFEVLDATHKKVLDGAHAWAGYWTGKNKTAILFTGGPGGTFGMDYMDVMGWYYHGGGLDLYNEFYQKELKLNVVVFPILPAGPQAFGWFKKPIQTVEDMKGMKCRQTGMAGEVWQALGFTVVNMPGGEIIPSAQRGVIDCAEWVGGIEDMQLGFHNVWKYHYSPGLHENVTVGEIVINGDVWKELSAQHQEIIKSAANETFLVWWTKWQRQNADALIEMQQKHGVQILRTPTEILLTFIKKWDEIAAAEGARNPFFKKVHDSQKAYASAVVPYKRSYFPPYSFMANYYFPVEK, encoded by the coding sequence ATGAAACGCTTGTTTCTGGGATTAGTCGCCGCTGCCCTGATGGCATCGGCGTTTGTCGGATCCACCACTGCAGTCATGGCGCAGACGAAGGTGCTGAAGATGCAGGCCACATGGCCGGCATCGCTCACGCTCTATGACAACTTCACCTACTTCGCCGACCGGGTGCACAAGCTATCGGCCGGCACGTTGAAGATCGAAGCGATGCCCGCCGGCCAGGTCGTGCCGGCCTTCGAGGTGCTGGACGCGACCCACAAGAAGGTGCTCGACGGAGCGCATGCATGGGCCGGCTACTGGACCGGCAAGAACAAGACCGCGATTCTGTTCACCGGCGGTCCTGGCGGCACGTTCGGCATGGACTACATGGACGTGATGGGCTGGTACTATCACGGCGGCGGCCTCGATCTTTACAACGAGTTCTATCAGAAGGAGCTCAAGCTCAACGTCGTCGTGTTCCCGATCCTGCCTGCCGGACCACAGGCCTTCGGCTGGTTCAAGAAGCCGATCCAGACGGTCGAGGACATGAAGGGCATGAAATGCCGCCAGACCGGCATGGCCGGCGAAGTCTGGCAGGCGCTCGGCTTCACAGTGGTCAACATGCCCGGCGGCGAGATCATTCCCTCCGCGCAGCGCGGCGTGATCGATTGCGCGGAATGGGTCGGCGGCATCGAGGACATGCAGCTCGGCTTCCACAACGTCTGGAAGTACCACTATTCGCCTGGCCTGCATGAGAACGTGACGGTCGGCGAAATCGTGATCAACGGCGACGTGTGGAAGGAGCTCAGCGCTCAACACCAGGAGATCATCAAGTCGGCGGCCAACGAGACGTTCCTCGTCTGGTGGACCAAGTGGCAGCGCCAGAACGCCGATGCGCTGATTGAAATGCAGCAGAAGCACGGCGTGCAGATCCTGCGCACGCCGACGGAGATATTGCTGACGTTCATCAAGAAGTGGGACGAGATCGCGGCGGCCGAGGGCGCCAGGAACCCGTTCTTCAAGAAGGTGCACGACTCGCAGAAGGCCTATGCCAGCGCTGTGGTGCCGTACAAGCGGTCCTATTTCCCGCCATACTCCTTCATGGCGAACTACTACTTCCCGGTCGAGAAATAA
- a CDS encoding urease accessory protein UreE, giving the protein MIRATQVKGQHHWTQSAADTVVLDFDDRHRRRMAMTGTRGLEFLLDLENAVALRGGDALVLEDGRLIEVVAAAEPLVEIRGADPLHLVRVAWHLGNRHLPTQIMPKGLRIRRDHVIEAMVKGLGARVIEIEAPFDPEGGAYAASHAPDTAHGHGHAHDHGHHHHDEHCDHDHHHHEHSHAHDHK; this is encoded by the coding sequence ATGATCCGCGCGACGCAAGTCAAAGGCCAGCACCACTGGACGCAATCCGCGGCCGATACCGTCGTGCTCGATTTCGACGACCGGCACCGGCGGCGGATGGCGATGACGGGCACGCGCGGGCTGGAATTCCTGCTCGATCTGGAGAACGCCGTCGCGCTGCGCGGCGGCGACGCGCTGGTGCTGGAAGACGGCAGGCTGATAGAAGTGGTCGCAGCCGCCGAGCCGCTGGTCGAGATCCGCGGCGCCGATCCGCTGCATCTGGTCAGGGTCGCCTGGCATCTCGGCAACCGCCATCTGCCGACCCAGATCATGCCGAAAGGCCTGCGCATCCGCAGGGATCACGTCATCGAGGCGATGGTGAAGGGATTGGGTGCGCGCGTCATCGAGATCGAGGCGCCGTTCGATCCCGAAGGCGGGGCGTATGCGGCAAGCCATGCGCCGGACACGGCGCACGGCCATGGCCACGCACACGATCATGGGCACCATCACCACGACGAACATTGTGACCACGATCATCACCACCACGAGCACTCCCATGCTCATGACCACAAGTGA